A portion of the Stigmatella aurantiaca DW4/3-1 genome contains these proteins:
- a CDS encoding MlaD family protein, giving the protein MSLFTSTDRERRFAWRAGIFVTVGLVLAGIVVLFIGKETRLFEDQVKYHAYFSNVEGLSEESPVWLGGLEVGRVTGIAFAPGADAKNHRIEVSLQVAKKYADRVRADSVVRLSSLGVLGEKAVDITLGNPQEPAVAPDSELPTVPSGDLNTLMRAAGQIMDDSMAISRSLRVAVEAYSDPQLAKDVAGTVRSLRGLLEEVEQGDGVLHALIYDKEAGQQVRAMVANASQTAQRVDKAVGHVEALLGEVRHGQGMAHALIYDKEGAKALNELGSAAGQLAGLIEDAKNSPNGAVHQLVYGDARGMFADLGSAAADLKKITSTVASGEGTVGGLIADPTIYEDLRTVLGNVKRNRVLRALVRFTVNNREELDQVGQVKKVSQEPPQTGIGGSGPEK; this is encoded by the coding sequence GAGTCTGTTTACATCGACGGATCGGGAGCGGCGGTTTGCCTGGCGCGCGGGCATTTTTGTCACCGTGGGGCTGGTGCTGGCGGGGATCGTGGTCCTCTTCATCGGAAAGGAAACGCGGCTCTTCGAGGATCAGGTGAAGTACCACGCGTACTTCTCGAACGTGGAAGGGCTGAGCGAGGAGTCGCCGGTGTGGCTTGGCGGCCTCGAGGTGGGACGCGTGACGGGCATCGCCTTCGCGCCGGGCGCGGACGCGAAGAACCACCGCATCGAGGTGAGCCTCCAGGTGGCCAAGAAGTACGCGGACCGGGTGCGGGCCGATTCGGTGGTCCGGCTGTCCAGCCTGGGCGTGCTGGGCGAGAAGGCGGTGGACATCACCCTGGGCAATCCCCAGGAGCCCGCCGTGGCCCCGGACAGCGAGCTGCCCACGGTGCCGAGCGGAGACCTGAACACGCTGATGCGGGCCGCGGGGCAGATCATGGATGACTCCATGGCCATCAGCCGCTCGCTGCGCGTGGCGGTGGAGGCGTACTCGGATCCGCAGTTGGCCAAGGACGTGGCGGGCACCGTGCGCAGCCTCCGTGGACTGCTGGAGGAGGTGGAGCAGGGGGACGGCGTGCTGCACGCGCTCATCTACGACAAGGAGGCCGGCCAGCAGGTGCGCGCCATGGTGGCCAACGCTTCTCAGACGGCGCAGCGGGTGGACAAGGCCGTGGGTCACGTGGAGGCCCTGCTGGGCGAGGTTCGCCACGGACAGGGCATGGCGCACGCGCTCATCTACGACAAGGAAGGCGCGAAGGCGCTGAACGAGCTGGGCTCGGCCGCGGGGCAACTCGCGGGCCTCATCGAGGACGCGAAGAACAGCCCGAACGGGGCGGTGCACCAACTGGTGTATGGCGACGCGCGGGGCATGTTCGCGGACCTGGGCAGCGCGGCGGCGGACCTGAAGAAGATCACCTCCACGGTGGCCAGCGGCGAGGGCACGGTGGGCGGGCTCATCGCGGACCCCACCATCTACGAGGACCTGCGGACGGTGCTGGGCAACGTGAAGCGCAACCGGGTGCTGCGCGCGCTGGTGCGCTTCACGGTGAACAACCGCGAGGAACTGGACCAGGTGGGCCAGGTGAAGAAGGTCTCCCAGGAGCCGCCTCAGACCGGCATTGGCGGTTCGGGTCCGGAGAAGTAG